The following coding sequences are from one Triplophysa dalaica isolate WHDGS20190420 chromosome 12, ASM1584641v1, whole genome shotgun sequence window:
- the cenpw gene encoding centromere protein W, translated as MSKKAPRATLKFHMKKNADIRIGKNADLMAQLNLLVVLHRLAEESRVKAFEEKSATIKSHHVRAVAKKLLKSVRG; from the exons ATGTCTAAGAAAGCACCGAGAGCAACCTTGAAGTTTCATATGAAGAAGAACGCGGATATACGGATTGGAAAAAACGCGGATTTGATG GCCCAGCTGAACCTTCTGGTTGTCCTACATCGTCTGGCAGAGGAGTCAAGGGTCAAAGCCTTCGAGGAGAAATCAGCAACTATCAAATCTCATCATGTCAGAGCTGTCGCCAAG AAACTGTTAAAGAGTGTACGTGGATGA